In Coleofasciculus sp. FACHB-T130, the following proteins share a genomic window:
- a CDS encoding STAS domain-containing protein, protein MNPVVKIVQPSGILDGMKATQFRQEISDIVENGGNMVLIDFKDVTFMDSSGLGALVLALKTVRAAGGKLFICSINEQVRMLFELTSMDRVFEIFPNREEFNNAISQ, encoded by the coding sequence ATGAATCCTGTTGTCAAAATTGTTCAACCCTCTGGCATTTTAGACGGTATGAAGGCGACTCAGTTTCGTCAAGAAATTAGCGATATTGTTGAAAACGGAGGCAATATGGTGTTAATTGACTTTAAGGACGTTACCTTTATGGATAGTTCTGGGTTGGGGGCGCTAGTGCTTGCACTCAAAACTGTTCGCGCCGCTGGTGGTAAACTCTTTATTTGCTCGATTAATGAGCAAGTAAGAATGTTATTTGAACTGACGAGTATGGATCGCGTTTTTGAAATCTTTCCTAATCGTGAAGAATTCAATAACGCGATTAGTCAATAG
- a CDS encoding SpoIIE family protein phosphatase, which yields MVQVLIIDDDPAIQLLLKRTLKSEGYELTVASDGEAGLTLAQKLRPALVICDWIMPRMNGLEVCRQVKATAELSTTFFILLTSMGSVEDRVKGLDAGADDFLCKPIDMYELKARVRAGLRLHQLSHDLQHQKLLLEAELAEAAEYVCSILPSPLTSPPVTIDSRFVPSRQLGGDGFDYYWLDPDHLAIYLLDVAGHGLRAALPSLSVMNLLKSQALPKINYYEPSDVLKALNETFQMTQRNDKYFTIWYGVYNRVKRTLVYASAGHPPAVLISANSNLVTQVKRLKTPGLPVGMFPDAEFMDGSCEVEKSSTLYIFSDGIYEINQPDGTIWGLDAFIDLLTEFPKNHQNNLDRIVNSVQDRNPKDYFDDDLSLLQINFD from the coding sequence ATGGTTCAAGTTCTGATTATTGATGATGACCCGGCGATTCAGCTATTGCTCAAAAGAACGCTAAAAAGCGAGGGTTATGAATTAACCGTCGCCAGCGATGGCGAAGCCGGTTTGACCCTAGCGCAAAAGTTACGACCTGCACTGGTAATTTGCGATTGGATCATGCCGCGCATGAACGGACTGGAAGTGTGCCGTCAGGTCAAGGCAACCGCAGAACTTTCAACAACTTTCTTTATTTTGCTGACATCGATGGGTTCCGTCGAGGATCGGGTGAAAGGGCTGGATGCTGGGGCGGATGATTTTTTGTGCAAGCCCATCGATATGTATGAGTTGAAGGCGCGAGTGCGGGCCGGCTTGAGGTTACACCAACTCAGCCACGACTTGCAGCACCAAAAACTGCTGTTGGAGGCGGAATTAGCAGAAGCAGCCGAGTATGTGTGTTCCATCCTTCCTTCTCCGCTGACCTCACCTCCTGTAACCATTGATTCTCGTTTTGTTCCTTCCCGCCAATTAGGAGGGGATGGCTTTGATTATTACTGGCTAGATCCAGATCATTTAGCGATTTATCTGCTAGATGTCGCCGGACATGGATTGCGGGCTGCTTTACCGTCTCTTTCTGTAATGAACTTACTCAAAAGCCAAGCCCTTCCTAAAATTAATTACTATGAGCCTAGCGATGTCCTGAAGGCGTTGAATGAAACGTTCCAGATGACTCAGCGAAATGATAAATATTTCACTATCTGGTACGGAGTCTATAACCGAGTTAAGCGCACCCTAGTTTACGCCAGCGCTGGGCATCCACCGGCAGTTTTAATCTCTGCAAACTCGAATTTAGTAACCCAAGTCAAACGCTTAAAAACCCCAGGGTTGCCAGTTGGGATGTTTCCTGATGCTGAATTTATGGATGGTAGCTGCGAGGTGGAAAAATCCAGCACACTTTACATTTTCAGTGATGGGATTTATGAAATTAACCAACCAGATGGCACGATTTGGGGTCTTGATGCATTCATCGATCTGCTGACGGAATTTCCGAAAAATCATCAGAATAATCTAGATCGGATAGTAAATTCTGTTCAAGATAGGAATCCAAAAGACTATTTTGACGATGATTTATCGTTGCTGCAAATCAACTTTGATTAG